One Paraburkholderia agricolaris genomic region harbors:
- a CDS encoding ABC transporter ATP-binding protein, with the protein MSNDAIALDVKQLSARFASPNGQIHAVTDVTLQVRRGETLALVGESGSGKSVTSLSLMRLLDSRAQLSGQAWVHADSMPAVDLLALSEKQMLQMRGNRISMVFQEPMTSLNPVQRIGRQVEEALTIHGAGKRGDTRARAIELLGKVGISDPASRARQYPHQLSGGMRQRVMIAIALACEPTVLLADEPTTALDVTIQAQILHLLRKLQREEGMAVVFITHDMGVVAQIADRVAVMYGGQIVETAPTAELFAAPKHPYTRALLDSIPRPSDGGVLRGIPGQIEAIVGAPKGCRFANRCPRAEARCSVEVPVESHVSAIHSVRCHFWQRDGEGLKKDERYEDR; encoded by the coding sequence ATGAGCAACGACGCCATCGCTCTCGACGTGAAGCAACTGTCCGCGCGGTTCGCTTCGCCCAATGGCCAGATTCACGCCGTGACGGATGTCACATTGCAGGTGCGGCGCGGGGAGACATTGGCGCTCGTCGGCGAATCCGGTAGTGGCAAGTCGGTCACGTCGCTCTCGCTGATGCGCCTGCTCGACAGTCGTGCGCAGCTGTCGGGTCAGGCGTGGGTGCATGCTGACAGCATGCCTGCGGTCGATCTGCTTGCGCTCAGCGAGAAGCAGATGCTGCAGATGCGCGGCAACCGGATATCGATGGTTTTCCAGGAGCCGATGACGTCGCTTAATCCGGTTCAGCGTATCGGCCGGCAAGTGGAGGAGGCGCTGACGATTCATGGCGCGGGCAAGCGCGGCGATACGCGGGCACGCGCAATTGAATTGCTGGGCAAGGTAGGCATTTCAGATCCGGCCTCGCGTGCGCGGCAGTATCCGCATCAGCTCTCAGGTGGCATGCGCCAGCGCGTGATGATCGCAATTGCGCTGGCCTGTGAGCCTACGGTGCTACTCGCGGATGAGCCCACTACGGCGCTCGACGTCACGATCCAGGCGCAGATCCTGCACCTGCTGCGCAAGCTGCAGCGTGAGGAGGGCATGGCGGTCGTGTTCATCACGCATGACATGGGCGTGGTCGCGCAGATTGCGGACCGTGTCGCGGTGATGTACGGCGGCCAGATCGTCGAGACGGCGCCGACCGCCGAACTGTTTGCCGCTCCGAAGCATCCCTACACCAGGGCGCTGCTGGACTCGATCCCGCGCCCGTCGGACGGGGGTGTACTGCGCGGCATTCCCGGGCAGATCGAAGCGATTGTCGGCGCGCCGAAGGGATGCCGCTTCGCCAACCGATGCCCACGGGCCGAAGCGCGTTGCAGTGTTGAGGTGCCGGTGGAGTCGCACGTCAGCGCTATCCATAGCGTGCGCTGTCATTTCTGGCAAAGGGATGGTGAAGGGCTGAAAAAGGATGAACGATATGAAGACAGATGA
- a CDS encoding GntR family transcriptional regulator, with product MDIPWQSIKPDAASVTPLYIQMARKLATAILGGTWSIGEALPSERMLADALGVSRITSRKAMALLAEQGLIRRARGAGTFIAPRIGDPLSNPLTLTAMKPRHGGTCGAHWLSRAMRAAHGDEMVQLGLSPDARVAHIQRLQVADGIVMALESSTFPATVVPDPHAIGDSPYAFLLQRGTPVVRALQRFCAVNASPQIAMQMDLAPGTALLRSVRIGYTAEQRAIELTHMYCRSDFYDLVAEVCHQPVTNEI from the coding sequence ATGGACATCCCATGGCAGAGCATCAAGCCCGACGCCGCCAGCGTGACGCCGCTGTACATCCAGATGGCCCGCAAGCTGGCGACCGCGATTCTTGGCGGGACGTGGTCGATCGGTGAGGCACTGCCGTCCGAGCGGATGCTGGCGGATGCACTGGGTGTGTCGCGGATCACGTCGCGCAAGGCGATGGCGCTGCTGGCCGAGCAGGGGTTGATCAGGCGGGCTCGGGGTGCGGGGACGTTTATTGCACCGCGCATCGGCGATCCACTGTCCAACCCGCTCACGCTGACGGCAATGAAGCCCCGGCATGGCGGCACCTGTGGCGCGCACTGGCTGTCCCGTGCGATGCGCGCAGCCCATGGTGACGAGATGGTTCAGTTGGGGCTTTCACCTGACGCCCGGGTCGCCCATATACAGCGATTGCAGGTTGCCGACGGCATCGTGATGGCGCTTGAGAGTTCGACGTTCCCCGCCACCGTTGTGCCCGATCCGCATGCCATCGGCGACTCGCCGTACGCGTTTCTCCTGCAGCGCGGTACGCCTGTCGTGCGGGCGCTGCAGCGGTTCTGTGCGGTCAATGCATCACCTCAGATTGCCATGCAGATGGATCTTGCCCCAGGCACGGCGCTCCTGAGGAGTGTGCGAATTGGCTACACGGCAGAACAACGTGCGATCGAGTTGACCCATATGTATTGCCGGAGCGACTTCTACGACCTGGTGGCTGAAGTGTGCCATCAGCCTGTAACGAACGAGATATGA
- a CDS encoding ABC transporter ATP-binding protein, giving the protein MKTDDKGAGQPILSFDRVCREFPVKQAFLQPQKVLHALTDVSFDVRPGEIIGIVGESGSGKSTLGRIALGMMPPTSGSVRYRGQNLAELRGRNLRQVRRDLQMVFQDPNASLNGRMSIEQSLLEPLMLHKLGSRVEQRATVAKLLDVVGLPGSVLQRYPHELSGGQKQRVVIARALTLEPKVLVADEAVAALDVSVKAQIVNLLLDLRKSLDLAILFVSHDLPIVQGLCDRVLVLYLGRVMELSSRAAIQDGGLHPYTQALTRSSPVPDPARRLAAEDLLKGEVPSPLNPPSGCVFHTRCPRAMPQCSSAVPPLVKMPGHHDVACLLYGKEEAATVAAPLTPA; this is encoded by the coding sequence ATGAAGACAGATGATAAGGGCGCGGGACAGCCCATTCTCTCGTTCGACCGTGTTTGCCGCGAGTTTCCCGTCAAACAGGCGTTCCTGCAGCCGCAGAAAGTTCTGCATGCGTTGACCGATGTGTCGTTCGACGTTCGGCCCGGAGAGATCATCGGTATTGTAGGCGAATCGGGCAGCGGCAAGTCGACGCTGGGACGGATCGCGCTCGGCATGATGCCGCCCACGAGCGGCTCGGTGCGCTACCGGGGGCAAAATCTCGCGGAACTGCGCGGCAGGAATCTGCGCCAGGTTCGCCGGGATCTGCAGATGGTTTTTCAGGATCCGAATGCGAGCCTCAATGGCCGCATGTCGATCGAGCAGAGTCTGCTTGAACCGTTGATGCTGCACAAGCTTGGCTCGCGCGTCGAGCAGCGCGCCACCGTTGCGAAACTGCTGGACGTGGTCGGTCTGCCGGGCTCGGTGTTGCAACGTTATCCGCACGAACTGTCGGGTGGGCAGAAGCAGCGCGTCGTCATCGCTCGCGCGTTGACGCTTGAACCAAAAGTGCTGGTCGCCGACGAAGCCGTCGCGGCACTCGATGTGTCGGTCAAGGCCCAGATCGTCAATCTGCTGCTCGATCTGCGCAAATCGCTGGATCTCGCGATCCTGTTCGTGTCGCACGATCTGCCGATCGTGCAGGGTCTGTGCGACCGTGTGCTGGTGCTGTATCTGGGACGCGTGATGGAGCTGTCGAGCCGGGCGGCCATACAGGATGGCGGTTTGCATCCGTACACGCAGGCGTTGACACGCAGCTCGCCGGTGCCCGATCCGGCACGCAGACTCGCCGCGGAAGATCTGCTCAAGGGCGAGGTGCCGAGTCCGTTGAACCCGCCGTCGGGGTGCGTGTTCCATACGCGCTGTCCGCGTGCGATGCCGCAATGTTCAAGCGCGGTGCCACCGCTCGTGAAGATGCCGGGTCATCACGATGTTGCGTGCCTGCTCTATGGCAAAGAAGAGGCGGCGACAGTTGCCGCGCCGCTGACGCCGGCATAG
- a CDS encoding N-acetylmannosamine-6-phosphate 2-epimerase: protein MNIEILKGKLIVSCQPVTHGPMDRLEMIVAMARAAVAGGASGLRIEGVDNVRAVSAVIDVPIIGIVKRDLAETPVRITPFEADVRALADAGAQIIAVDATNRPRPVAVAALLSAIHQAGCIAMADCATEIDGLTAASLGFEMVGTTLSGYTQETLTSSDEPDYALMSAWSQRGLCVVAEGRLKTARDAARALNAGAFTVTVGSAITRIEHITEWFVHAMSAPAGEQQ from the coding sequence ATGAATATTGAAATACTCAAAGGCAAGCTCATCGTGTCGTGCCAACCGGTCACTCACGGTCCAATGGATCGGCTTGAGATGATTGTCGCGATGGCGCGTGCTGCTGTGGCCGGTGGCGCAAGCGGTCTTCGTATCGAGGGCGTCGACAACGTGCGCGCAGTATCTGCAGTCATTGATGTCCCCATTATCGGCATCGTCAAACGGGATCTGGCGGAAACGCCTGTACGCATCACGCCGTTCGAAGCGGACGTCCGCGCATTGGCCGACGCCGGCGCGCAGATCATCGCCGTCGATGCAACGAACCGGCCGCGTCCGGTCGCCGTGGCGGCGTTGCTGAGCGCGATCCATCAGGCAGGTTGCATCGCGATGGCGGACTGCGCGACGGAGATCGACGGTTTGACTGCGGCGTCGCTCGGGTTTGAGATGGTTGGGACGACGTTGTCCGGCTATACACAGGAAACCTTGACCTCTTCGGACGAACCGGATTACGCATTGATGTCGGCGTGGAGTCAGCGGGGACTTTGCGTCGTGGCTGAAGGGCGTCTTAAGACGGCGCGCGACGCCGCGCGTGCGCTGAACGCGGGTGCATTTACCGTGACAGTAGGCTCGGCCATTACGCGCATCGAGCACATTACCGAATGGTTCGTGCATGCGATGAGCGCGCCCGCTGGAGAACAGCAGTGA
- a CDS encoding ABC transporter permease: MTNYLIKRFLLNIPILLAVLVVVFVFVRLAPGDPVDAFAPPGHDISAVQKEALRHEMGLDRPPYVQFYYWMKEVTKGNLGYRYKDGSPVAREIERRVPATLLLTGTGIGIGVVLGVLLGLVSAHMKGSVIDHTLSLLAYVGVSGPVFLLGILALYFLSMTLGWFPTGGYATPGNGSVTDILWHLILPASVLSIQYVATLMRYTRASLLEVMTQDYIRTGRAKGLSRSQVLTRHAFRNALIPIVTVIGANFANIIGGAVFLETIFSWPGMGTLLLDGIASRDYPLIMGITLWIAIAVLIVNLLTDVVYAFIDPRISLG; the protein is encoded by the coding sequence ATGACTAACTATCTGATTAAACGGTTCCTGCTCAACATACCGATCCTGCTTGCGGTGCTTGTGGTCGTTTTTGTGTTTGTCCGTCTCGCTCCGGGCGACCCGGTCGACGCGTTCGCGCCACCCGGACACGATATCTCGGCTGTGCAGAAGGAGGCGCTGCGCCACGAGATGGGACTCGACCGCCCCCCTTACGTCCAGTTTTACTACTGGATGAAAGAGGTGACGAAGGGCAATCTCGGGTACCGCTACAAGGATGGTTCGCCGGTTGCGCGTGAAATCGAACGGCGAGTCCCGGCGACGTTGCTGCTCACCGGAACCGGGATCGGCATCGGGGTCGTGCTGGGCGTTCTGCTAGGGCTTGTCAGTGCGCATATGAAAGGTAGCGTCATCGACCATACCTTGTCGTTGCTCGCGTACGTCGGCGTCAGCGGCCCGGTCTTCCTGCTCGGCATTCTGGCGCTCTACTTCCTGTCGATGACGCTTGGCTGGTTCCCGACCGGTGGCTATGCGACGCCGGGCAACGGAAGCGTCACGGACATCCTGTGGCATCTGATCCTGCCGGCGTCGGTGCTATCGATCCAGTATGTGGCGACCCTGATGCGCTACACACGTGCAAGCCTGCTCGAAGTGATGACGCAGGACTATATCCGCACCGGCCGCGCGAAGGGACTGAGCCGCTCGCAGGTGCTGACGCGGCATGCGTTTCGCAATGCACTGATTCCGATCGTAACGGTCATCGGCGCGAACTTCGCGAACATCATCGGTGGTGCCGTGTTTCTCGAGACGATCTTTTCGTGGCCGGGTATGGGGACGTTGCTACTGGACGGCATCGCATCGCGCGACTATCCGCTGATCATGGGGATCACGCTGTGGATCGCGATTGCGGTGCTGATCGTCAACCTTCTGACGGATGTCGTGTATGCGTTCATTGACCCGCGTATTTCGCTTGGTTGA
- a CDS encoding dihydrodipicolinate synthase family protein — MNQLSLHGIVPPVVTPLTEDMQIDAPSLRRVVRHLIDGGVHGLFILGSSSEVVFLDPARRADVIRIAVDEAAGRVPVIAGVIDTSTDRCVEHARQAHELGVDGLVLTAPFYARTSQTEIVDHFCYVRDAVDLPLIAYDIPVCVNIKLERDTLRALYERKAIVALKDSSGDDGNMRMVMRDFASHPDFAVLTGSEITVDYAMLGGAHGAVPGLANVDPAGYVRLYEAAKKGDWVAARAEQQRLIELFEIVFQAYPDVSRNASGVGAFKTAMQMMGIIAHRHMNRPNAVLSDVHAAKVRAIVEKSGLLQAG, encoded by the coding sequence ATGAATCAGCTCTCCTTGCACGGAATCGTGCCCCCGGTTGTTACGCCGCTTACCGAAGATATGCAGATCGACGCACCGTCGCTGCGTCGCGTCGTGCGCCATCTGATCGATGGGGGCGTGCATGGCCTGTTCATCCTCGGGTCGTCCAGTGAGGTTGTGTTTCTCGATCCGGCGCGCCGCGCGGACGTGATCCGGATCGCGGTCGACGAGGCCGCCGGCCGCGTGCCGGTGATCGCCGGTGTGATCGACACCTCCACCGACCGCTGCGTCGAGCATGCCAGGCAGGCCCACGAACTGGGCGTGGACGGTCTGGTGCTGACCGCGCCGTTCTACGCCCGCACGTCGCAAACGGAAATCGTCGATCATTTCTGCTATGTCCGCGATGCGGTCGATCTGCCGCTGATCGCCTATGACATTCCAGTCTGCGTGAATATCAAACTGGAACGAGACACGCTGCGTGCGTTGTACGAGCGCAAGGCCATCGTCGCCCTCAAGGACAGCAGTGGCGACGACGGCAACATGCGCATGGTGATGCGCGACTTCGCCAGTCATCCCGACTTTGCGGTGCTCACGGGTTCCGAAATCACGGTTGACTATGCGATGCTCGGCGGTGCGCACGGCGCGGTGCCCGGACTCGCGAACGTGGATCCGGCAGGTTATGTGCGCCTGTATGAAGCCGCTAAGAAGGGTGACTGGGTTGCCGCACGTGCCGAGCAGCAACGCCTGATCGAACTCTTCGAGATCGTGTTTCAGGCATACCCGGACGTGAGCCGCAACGCGTCAGGTGTCGGCGCCTTCAAGACCGCGATGCAGATGATGGGCATCATCGCGCATCGTCACATGAATCGTCCCAACGCCGTCCTGTCCGATGTGCACGCTGCCAAGGTGCGTGCGATCGTGGAAAAGAGCGGACTGCTGCAGGCAGGTTGA
- a CDS encoding ABC transporter substrate-binding protein, which translates to MKFQTGAQIATAFVIAASTMLGAPDAGASTFTGAFDTGPAGAPQQFNPLTATAGYSWFNKYFGTLVLYNVEMNKIGGDLASDWTIAPDGKKITFHLRHDVKWHDGQKFTAKDVKFTLDLLKNPDLPNQFWARLSDIQSVDAPDDNTVVLTLSKPNIALLDALTNVMIVPEHSLASIPVRDLRTAAWWKTQPVGTGPYKWGKYVPDQYVELDANPAFYRGRPKIDTLINRYFKDDGAAVLALQSGDIQYSYMSLAQVRNTKSDKFRTIAGPARVVNYIGLNFNDPRFKDVRVRQAMLMAIDRAGLIKTLYAGQAKVANCVLTDPQYVPTNLNPYAYSPDAAKQLLAQAGWDKIKGAPIELLTYYTDPVSKNAMAVIQAMLGAAGVNVQPRFVDAPTYGELVRAGKFAMVFAGTTNGPDPDVLSSVLESAYAPPRGYNLMHVNMPQLDTLLDQGRAETDLAKRPVIYQNVCRYTNANLPWLPMLEANRFAGVSNQVQDFVWTSAPGGGRYMEHAERWSIK; encoded by the coding sequence ATGAAGTTTCAGACAGGCGCCCAGATTGCCACTGCATTCGTGATTGCCGCAAGTACGATGCTGGGTGCTCCCGACGCGGGTGCGAGCACGTTCACGGGTGCGTTCGATACCGGCCCCGCGGGCGCGCCGCAACAATTCAATCCGCTCACCGCAACGGCGGGTTACAGCTGGTTCAATAAGTACTTTGGCACGCTGGTGCTCTATAACGTCGAAATGAACAAGATCGGCGGCGATCTGGCCAGTGACTGGACGATCGCGCCCGACGGCAAGAAAATCACGTTCCATCTGCGCCACGACGTGAAGTGGCACGATGGTCAGAAGTTCACCGCGAAAGACGTCAAGTTCACCCTGGATCTGCTGAAAAATCCTGACTTGCCCAACCAGTTCTGGGCGCGCCTGTCAGACATTCAAAGCGTCGACGCGCCGGACGACAATACGGTTGTGCTGACGCTCAGCAAGCCCAACATTGCTTTGCTTGACGCACTGACCAACGTGATGATCGTTCCCGAGCATTCGCTTGCCAGTATTCCCGTCAGGGATTTGCGCACGGCTGCCTGGTGGAAGACGCAACCGGTCGGCACGGGACCCTACAAGTGGGGCAAGTACGTGCCGGACCAGTACGTCGAGCTCGATGCAAATCCGGCGTTCTACCGCGGCAGGCCGAAGATCGACACGCTCATTAACCGCTATTTCAAGGACGATGGCGCTGCTGTGCTCGCACTTCAATCGGGCGACATCCAGTACAGCTATATGTCACTTGCACAGGTGCGCAATACGAAATCGGACAAGTTCCGGACGATTGCGGGCCCGGCACGTGTGGTCAACTACATCGGCCTGAATTTTAACGATCCGCGCTTCAAGGATGTACGGGTCCGTCAGGCCATGCTGATGGCGATCGACCGCGCGGGATTGATCAAGACTCTATACGCTGGACAGGCCAAGGTCGCGAATTGCGTGCTGACGGATCCACAGTACGTGCCGACGAACCTGAACCCGTACGCCTATAGCCCGGACGCCGCGAAGCAGTTGCTGGCTCAGGCAGGCTGGGACAAGATCAAGGGCGCACCGATTGAACTGCTGACGTACTACACCGATCCGGTATCGAAGAACGCGATGGCGGTGATTCAAGCCATGCTCGGCGCAGCCGGCGTCAACGTGCAACCGCGTTTCGTCGACGCGCCGACCTATGGCGAACTGGTGCGGGCGGGCAAGTTTGCGATGGTGTTTGCTGGCACGACCAACGGTCCGGATCCGGATGTGCTGAGCAGCGTGCTGGAGTCGGCGTATGCGCCGCCGCGTGGCTACAACCTGATGCACGTCAACATGCCGCAACTGGATACCCTGCTTGACCAGGGGCGGGCGGAAACCGACCTGGCGAAGCGTCCCGTCATCTACCAGAACGTTTGCCGCTATACCAACGCTAACCTGCCCTGGCTTCCGATGCTGGAAGCCAACCGGTTTGCCGGCGTGTCAAACCAGGTGCAGGACTTCGTGTGGACGTCGGCCCCTGGCGGCGGACGCTACATGGAGCATGCCGAACGCTGGTCGATCAAATGA
- a CDS encoding ABC transporter permease, translated as MQQNIAIARVASTGERRMKSPVLRRFMRNRLAVFGLTVFGLVVALCIVGPIASHFGPNTIDLNAVSLPPSATHWFGTDETGRDMFARTLAAGQVSLTVGVLSALLSVMIGLMFGGIAGYFGGRIDTLIMRLVDVVMIFPTTIVLLTLASVLGPGTGKTVVIIGVLTSPLAVRLVRARILTVRELDFVSAARLMGAGNAYIIVRHCLPNTTDVIVAFASLNFVSAIMMEAGLSFLGLGVQMPFASWGSLLSLTTDASMMQAYPWMWLPAGILIVVTALAANFFGDGLRAAFDPKSIRN; from the coding sequence ATGCAACAGAACATTGCCATTGCGCGCGTGGCTTCAACGGGTGAGCGCCGCATGAAGTCGCCCGTTCTGCGCCGCTTCATGCGCAACAGGCTGGCGGTCTTCGGCCTGACGGTGTTCGGTCTCGTGGTGGCGCTGTGTATCGTTGGACCGATCGCAAGCCATTTCGGGCCGAACACGATCGATCTGAACGCAGTGTCGCTGCCGCCCTCGGCCACACACTGGTTCGGCACCGATGAAACCGGGCGGGACATGTTTGCGCGCACGCTCGCGGCAGGCCAGGTGTCACTCACGGTCGGGGTGCTGAGTGCACTTCTGTCGGTCATGATCGGTTTGATGTTCGGCGGAATCGCCGGCTACTTCGGTGGCCGCATCGACACGCTGATCATGCGTCTGGTCGACGTCGTCATGATCTTTCCCACCACCATCGTGTTGCTGACGCTTGCGTCCGTGCTCGGACCGGGAACCGGCAAGACCGTGGTCATCATCGGCGTGCTCACCTCTCCGCTCGCGGTGCGCCTCGTGCGGGCACGCATTCTGACCGTGCGCGAACTCGATTTTGTGTCGGCGGCGCGCCTGATGGGCGCGGGCAACGCGTACATCATCGTGCGCCACTGCCTGCCTAATACGACTGATGTGATCGTCGCGTTTGCGAGCTTGAACTTCGTGTCGGCCATCATGATGGAAGCGGGTCTGAGCTTTCTCGGTCTGGGTGTGCAGATGCCATTCGCGAGCTGGGGCAGCCTGCTGAGCCTGACGACCGACGCGTCGATGATGCAGGCCTATCCGTGGATGTGGCTGCCCGCAGGGATTCTTATCGTTGTGACGGCGCTTGCCGCCAACTTTTTCGGCGACGGACTTCGTGCCGCCTTTGATCCAAAGTCAATCAGGAATTAA
- a CDS encoding ROK family protein, translated as MILAFDIGGTKLAAAMVEEGRVVTRRQVAMPQDIESFSCAIDELVADMPAPDRIAVASTGFIRDGHIYAVNQNIISFWNGFALHAFLSTRFACPIVMLNDAQAAAWAEYLVCDAAIGNLLYLTLSTGVGGGIVVNRHLRIGWTGLAGHIGHTTLCTFPVEGRMTCGCGRKGCLETIASGTAIARQALFVFGEPLDSREVFARAASDGRAERILVNAAHAVAEAIANCVMLLDVECAVIGGSVGLAPGMIERIRLALQVESGLTQIAVTKAVLGADSGLIGAARWAAGADPSKERPLGDAAHYPTVH; from the coding sequence GTGATTCTGGCGTTCGATATCGGAGGGACAAAGCTCGCGGCCGCGATGGTCGAAGAGGGGCGGGTGGTGACGCGTCGGCAGGTTGCGATGCCGCAGGATATCGAGAGCTTCAGTTGCGCGATAGATGAACTCGTTGCGGACATGCCGGCGCCCGATCGGATCGCGGTGGCATCAACCGGCTTCATTCGCGACGGCCATATTTACGCGGTCAACCAGAACATCATCAGTTTCTGGAATGGCTTCGCGCTGCACGCGTTTCTGAGTACGCGGTTTGCCTGTCCGATCGTGATGCTTAACGATGCGCAAGCCGCCGCGTGGGCAGAGTATCTTGTCTGCGATGCGGCGATTGGTAACCTGCTGTATCTGACGCTGTCGACCGGCGTAGGCGGAGGCATCGTTGTCAATCGTCATTTGCGAATCGGCTGGACAGGGCTCGCAGGGCATATCGGACACACTACGCTATGCACGTTTCCGGTCGAAGGCAGGATGACCTGCGGCTGCGGACGCAAAGGCTGCCTCGAGACGATAGCGTCCGGAACGGCCATCGCACGGCAGGCGTTGTTCGTATTCGGTGAGCCGCTCGACAGTCGCGAGGTGTTTGCGCGTGCAGCATCCGATGGCCGGGCAGAGCGGATTCTGGTCAACGCGGCACACGCGGTTGCCGAGGCGATTGCCAACTGCGTGATGTTGCTGGACGTGGAATGTGCTGTGATCGGGGGAAGCGTCGGACTTGCGCCAGGCATGATCGAGCGTATCCGCTTGGCGTTGCAGGTTGAATCCGGGCTGACGCAGATTGCTGTGACGAAGGCAGTTCTTGGCGCGGACTCGGGGTTGATTGGCGCCGCCCGGTGGGCAGCCGGCGCTGATCCGTCGAAAGAGCGCCCTTTGGGGGACGCGGCACATTACCCAACGGTTCACTAG
- a CDS encoding alpha/beta hydrolase, with product MSSRHLLDPAYQLLADTTLPPLTHDTLHSRRVLAVQLAAQRSQTASRELDAVRVAERFVRGPAGAPYVRVLVYTPDVDAILPPVLVHMHGGGLVMGTPEAADLRNRRLAVDVGCVVVSVDYRLAPETRFCGAVEDCYAALKWVHGNADAIGVDRAKIAVGGESAGGGLAAALALLARDRNEIPVQFQLLTYPMLDDRTGSTVDAHPYAGEFVWSSASNRVGWSAALGDELGINRMSTYLPPARAESLAGLPAAFIAVGTLDLFVEENLAYANRLIAAGVPTELHVYPGAPHGFDAVGGADAAKHCRQASTAALCRALGR from the coding sequence ATGTCCTCCAGGCATCTTCTTGACCCCGCCTATCAGTTGCTGGCCGACACCACGCTGCCGCCGCTGACGCACGACACGTTACATAGCCGGCGCGTGCTGGCTGTGCAACTGGCGGCGCAGCGATCGCAGACGGCCTCGCGCGAACTGGATGCCGTGCGGGTCGCCGAGCGATTCGTGCGTGGACCGGCTGGCGCGCCGTACGTTCGCGTGCTGGTGTACACACCGGATGTCGACGCGATATTGCCACCCGTGCTGGTTCATATGCATGGCGGTGGCCTGGTCATGGGAACACCGGAAGCCGCGGACCTGCGCAACCGGCGTCTTGCTGTGGACGTCGGCTGTGTCGTTGTGTCGGTCGACTATCGGTTGGCACCGGAAACACGGTTCTGCGGTGCGGTGGAGGATTGCTACGCGGCGTTGAAGTGGGTCCATGGGAACGCCGACGCGATCGGGGTGGACCGTGCAAAGATCGCGGTCGGCGGAGAGAGTGCGGGCGGAGGCCTCGCGGCTGCGCTTGCGTTGCTCGCCCGGGATCGTAACGAGATTCCGGTGCAGTTCCAGTTGCTGACTTATCCCATGCTCGACGACCGGACGGGTTCGACCGTCGATGCGCATCCGTACGCAGGCGAATTCGTCTGGTCCAGTGCTTCGAACCGCGTCGGATGGTCTGCCGCGCTTGGTGACGAGCTAGGCATAAACAGGATGTCCACGTACTTGCCGCCCGCGCGGGCCGAAAGCCTTGCTGGTCTGCCTGCTGCATTTATTGCGGTCGGCACCCTCGATCTGTTTGTCGAAGAAAATCTGGCCTACGCGAACCGCCTCATTGCCGCAGGCGTGCCGACCGAACTGCATGTCTACCCAGGCGCGCCGCATGGGTTCGATGCCGTCGGCGGAGCGGATGCGGCGAAACACTGCCGGCAGGCATCGACGGCGGCCTTGTGCCGCGCGTTGGGCCGCTAG